One region of Tachysurus fulvidraco isolate hzauxx_2018 chromosome 9, HZAU_PFXX_2.0, whole genome shotgun sequence genomic DNA includes:
- the loxl2b gene encoding lysyl oxidase homolog 2b isoform X1, which translates to MLAPWSIKLHLPVLACIWSLCQAQYEHLIYPQGYPEAEQDHYTLPQIPADVPRIQLRLAGEKRKHNEGRVEVYYEGQWGTVCDDDFNHHAAQVVCRELGYSKAMSWVPSAKYGKGEGRIWFDNVHCTGKESTLAQCESNGIGVSDCKHSEDVGVVCSDKRIPGFRFLNPVNNNIDHLTIQVEDVRIKPILSSYRKRIPVTEGYVEVKDGGKWKQICNQEWSPMNSRVICGMFGFPAEKNYNERVYKMFARRKMPSYWDYSVNCTGNEAHLSSCNLGHSLMANSTCEKGFPVVVSCVPGRAFAPTPLHGYRKAFRHELPLVRLKGGAVVGEGRVEVLKNGEWGTICDDRWNLLAATVVCRELGFGTAKEALSGGQLGQGMGPVHMNEVQCTGFEKSVTECVFNMEKDMEGCSHEEDAGVRCNVPAMGFQQRLRLSGGRNPFEGRVEVLIERNGSLVWGTVCGDGWSTMEAMVVCRQLGLGYASHAFQETWYWPGLVNADGVVMSGVRCAGTEMSLSHCLHHGEHVNCPRGGARYAAGVTCAETAPDLVLNPQVVEQTTYIEDRPMFMLQCAYEENCLASTSSLTPANSYRRLLRFSSQIHNNGQSDFKPKASRETWVWHDCHRHYHSMEVFTYYDLLSLNGSKVAEGHKASFCLEDSECDEGIEKKYECANFGEQGITVGCWDTYRHDIDCQWVDITDVKPGDYMFQIVINPNYEVAESDYTNNIVKCRTRYDGHRIWMYNCHIGGSVSGETEELFPGLLNNQVTHR; encoded by the exons ATGCTGGCACCATGGTCTATCAAGCTTCACCTGCCAGTATTAGCATGCATATGGAGCTTGTGCCAAGCACAGTACGAGCATCTGATTTATCCCCAAGGTTACCCTGAGGCTGAGCAGGATCACTACACCCTTCCACAGATTCCCGCTGATGTGCCAAGGATCCAGTTACGCTTAGCCGGAGAGAAACGAAAGCACAACGAGGGACGTGTAGAGGTTTATTATGAGGGCCAGTGGGGGACCGTTTGCGATGACGATTTCAACCACCATGCCGCTCAAGTGGTGTGCAGAGAGCTTGGCTACTCTAAGGCCATGTCCTGGGTGCCTTCAGCCAAATATGGGAAAGGAGAAG GCCGCATCTGGTTTGATAACGTACACTGCACAGGGAAGGAGAGCACCCTGGCACAGTGTGAGTCCAACGGCATTGGCGTGTCTGACTGCAAACACTCGGAAGATGTCGGAGTCGTCTGCAGTGACAAGAGGATCCCAGGATTCAGGTTCCTCAATCCAGTCAACAACAACATCGAT CATTTGACCATCCAAGTGGAGGATGTACGCATCAAACCAATTCTGTCCTCCTACAGGAAGCGAATCCCTGTAACTGAGGGCTATGTGGAGGTCAAGGATGGCGGCAAATGGAAGCAGATCTGCAACCAGGAGTGGAGCCCCATGAACAGCAGGGTAATCTGTGGCATGTTCGGCTTCCCTGCGGAGAAGAATTACAACGAACGTGTCTACAA GATGTTTGCGCGTAGAAAGATGCCCTCATACTGGGATTACTCGGTGAACTGCACAGGAAACGAAGCCCACCTCTCGAGCTGCAACCTGGGACATTCGTTGATGGCCAACAGCACGTGTGAAAAAGGTTTTCCCGTGGTAGTGAGCTGCGTGCCAGGCAGAGCCTTTGCTCCAACCCCCTTACATGGCTACAGGAAAGCCTTCAGACATGAG CTGCCGTTAGTTCGCCTAAAAGGAGGCGCGGTGGTCGGTGAAGGTCGGGTGGAGGTGCTGAAAAATGGAGAGTGGGGCACCATTTGTGATGATCGCTGGAACCTGCTGGCTGCCACCGTGGTGTGTCGAGAGCTCGGCTTTGGAACCGCCAAGGAAGCACTGTCTGGAGGTCAACTGGGTCAAG gaatGGGCCCGGTCCACATGAACGAGGTACAGTGCACTGGTTTTGAGAAATCTGTCACTGAATGTGTCTTTAACATGGAAAAAGACATGGAGGGATGCAGCCATGAGGAGGATGCTGGAGTCCGCTGCAATGTCCCAGCTATGGGCTTCCAGCAGCGT CTACGTCTGAGTGGGGGCCGTAACCCGTTCGAGGGCCGCGTCGAAGTGCTGATTGAGCGAAATGGCTCTCTGGTATGGGGCACAGTGTGTGGAGATGGCTGGAGCACTATGGAAGCCATGGTAGTGTGCAGGCAACTCGGCCTCGGCTACGCCAGCCACGCCTTCCAG gagacgTGGTACTGGCCCGGGTTGGTGAATGCTGACGGTGTAGTGATGAGCGGTGTGCGCTGTGCCGGTACTGAgatgtctctgtctcactgtctacATCATGGAGAGCACGTGAACTGCCCCAGAGGAGGAGCACGCTATGCTGCCGGAGTTACCTGCGCTGAGA CTGCGCCGGACCTCGTGCTGAACCCTCAGGTGGTGGAGCAGACCACGTACATAGAGGACCGGCCCATGTTCATGCTGCAGTGTGCGTATGAGGAGAACTGCCTGGCCTCCACATCCAGCTTGACTCCGGCCAACTCATACAGACGCCTGCTGCGGTTCTCCTCCCAGATCCACAACAACGGCCAGTCCGACTTCAAACCCAAAGCCAGCAGAGAAACATGGGTCTGGCATGACTGTCACAG acattaccacagcATGGAGGTCTTCACTTATTATGATCTGCTCAGCTTAAACGGCTCCAAAGTTGCAGAGGGACACAAAGCCAGCTTCTGTCTTGAAGACTCGGAGTGTGATGAAG GCATTGAAAAGAAATACGAATGTGCCAACTTTGGTGAGCAGGGCATAACGGTGGGCTGCTGGGACACCTACAGACATGATATCGACTGCCAGTGGGTGGACATCACTGACGTCAAGCCTGGGGATTACATGTTCCAG ATCGTCATTAACCCCAACTACGAGGTGGCCGAGTCTGATTACACCAACAACATTGTAAAATGCAGGACTCGTTATGACGGCCACCGCATATGGATGTACAACTGTCATATAG gTGGATCAGTGAGTGGTGAAACAGAGGAGCTGTTTCCTGGCCTTTTGAACAACCAGGTGACCCACAGGTAA
- the loxl2b gene encoding lysyl oxidase homolog 2b isoform X2, with protein MSLKSASDDLSKYRRMFARRKMPSYWDYSVNCTGNEAHLSSCNLGHSLMANSTCEKGFPVVVSCVPGRAFAPTPLHGYRKAFRHELPLVRLKGGAVVGEGRVEVLKNGEWGTICDDRWNLLAATVVCRELGFGTAKEALSGGQLGQGMGPVHMNEVQCTGFEKSVTECVFNMEKDMEGCSHEEDAGVRCNVPAMGFQQRLRLSGGRNPFEGRVEVLIERNGSLVWGTVCGDGWSTMEAMVVCRQLGLGYASHAFQETWYWPGLVNADGVVMSGVRCAGTEMSLSHCLHHGEHVNCPRGGARYAAGVTCAETAPDLVLNPQVVEQTTYIEDRPMFMLQCAYEENCLASTSSLTPANSYRRLLRFSSQIHNNGQSDFKPKASRETWVWHDCHRHYHSMEVFTYYDLLSLNGSKVAEGHKASFCLEDSECDEGIEKKYECANFGEQGITVGCWDTYRHDIDCQWVDITDVKPGDYMFQIVINPNYEVAESDYTNNIVKCRTRYDGHRIWMYNCHIGGSVSGETEELFPGLLNNQVTHR; from the exons ATGTCCCTGAAGAGCGCCAGTGATGATTTGTCCAAATATAGGAG GATGTTTGCGCGTAGAAAGATGCCCTCATACTGGGATTACTCGGTGAACTGCACAGGAAACGAAGCCCACCTCTCGAGCTGCAACCTGGGACATTCGTTGATGGCCAACAGCACGTGTGAAAAAGGTTTTCCCGTGGTAGTGAGCTGCGTGCCAGGCAGAGCCTTTGCTCCAACCCCCTTACATGGCTACAGGAAAGCCTTCAGACATGAG CTGCCGTTAGTTCGCCTAAAAGGAGGCGCGGTGGTCGGTGAAGGTCGGGTGGAGGTGCTGAAAAATGGAGAGTGGGGCACCATTTGTGATGATCGCTGGAACCTGCTGGCTGCCACCGTGGTGTGTCGAGAGCTCGGCTTTGGAACCGCCAAGGAAGCACTGTCTGGAGGTCAACTGGGTCAAG gaatGGGCCCGGTCCACATGAACGAGGTACAGTGCACTGGTTTTGAGAAATCTGTCACTGAATGTGTCTTTAACATGGAAAAAGACATGGAGGGATGCAGCCATGAGGAGGATGCTGGAGTCCGCTGCAATGTCCCAGCTATGGGCTTCCAGCAGCGT CTACGTCTGAGTGGGGGCCGTAACCCGTTCGAGGGCCGCGTCGAAGTGCTGATTGAGCGAAATGGCTCTCTGGTATGGGGCACAGTGTGTGGAGATGGCTGGAGCACTATGGAAGCCATGGTAGTGTGCAGGCAACTCGGCCTCGGCTACGCCAGCCACGCCTTCCAG gagacgTGGTACTGGCCCGGGTTGGTGAATGCTGACGGTGTAGTGATGAGCGGTGTGCGCTGTGCCGGTACTGAgatgtctctgtctcactgtctacATCATGGAGAGCACGTGAACTGCCCCAGAGGAGGAGCACGCTATGCTGCCGGAGTTACCTGCGCTGAGA CTGCGCCGGACCTCGTGCTGAACCCTCAGGTGGTGGAGCAGACCACGTACATAGAGGACCGGCCCATGTTCATGCTGCAGTGTGCGTATGAGGAGAACTGCCTGGCCTCCACATCCAGCTTGACTCCGGCCAACTCATACAGACGCCTGCTGCGGTTCTCCTCCCAGATCCACAACAACGGCCAGTCCGACTTCAAACCCAAAGCCAGCAGAGAAACATGGGTCTGGCATGACTGTCACAG acattaccacagcATGGAGGTCTTCACTTATTATGATCTGCTCAGCTTAAACGGCTCCAAAGTTGCAGAGGGACACAAAGCCAGCTTCTGTCTTGAAGACTCGGAGTGTGATGAAG GCATTGAAAAGAAATACGAATGTGCCAACTTTGGTGAGCAGGGCATAACGGTGGGCTGCTGGGACACCTACAGACATGATATCGACTGCCAGTGGGTGGACATCACTGACGTCAAGCCTGGGGATTACATGTTCCAG ATCGTCATTAACCCCAACTACGAGGTGGCCGAGTCTGATTACACCAACAACATTGTAAAATGCAGGACTCGTTATGACGGCCACCGCATATGGATGTACAACTGTCATATAG gTGGATCAGTGAGTGGTGAAACAGAGGAGCTGTTTCCTGGCCTTTTGAACAACCAGGTGACCCACAGGTAA
- the loxl2b gene encoding lysyl oxidase homolog 2b isoform X3, whose amino-acid sequence MFARRKMPSYWDYSVNCTGNEAHLSSCNLGHSLMANSTCEKGFPVVVSCVPGRAFAPTPLHGYRKAFRHELPLVRLKGGAVVGEGRVEVLKNGEWGTICDDRWNLLAATVVCRELGFGTAKEALSGGQLGQGMGPVHMNEVQCTGFEKSVTECVFNMEKDMEGCSHEEDAGVRCNVPAMGFQQRLRLSGGRNPFEGRVEVLIERNGSLVWGTVCGDGWSTMEAMVVCRQLGLGYASHAFQETWYWPGLVNADGVVMSGVRCAGTEMSLSHCLHHGEHVNCPRGGARYAAGVTCAETAPDLVLNPQVVEQTTYIEDRPMFMLQCAYEENCLASTSSLTPANSYRRLLRFSSQIHNNGQSDFKPKASRETWVWHDCHRHYHSMEVFTYYDLLSLNGSKVAEGHKASFCLEDSECDEGIEKKYECANFGEQGITVGCWDTYRHDIDCQWVDITDVKPGDYMFQIVINPNYEVAESDYTNNIVKCRTRYDGHRIWMYNCHIGGSVSGETEELFPGLLNNQVTHR is encoded by the exons ATGTTTGCGCGTAGAAAGATGCCCTCATACTGGGATTACTCGGTGAACTGCACAGGAAACGAAGCCCACCTCTCGAGCTGCAACCTGGGACATTCGTTGATGGCCAACAGCACGTGTGAAAAAGGTTTTCCCGTGGTAGTGAGCTGCGTGCCAGGCAGAGCCTTTGCTCCAACCCCCTTACATGGCTACAGGAAAGCCTTCAGACATGAG CTGCCGTTAGTTCGCCTAAAAGGAGGCGCGGTGGTCGGTGAAGGTCGGGTGGAGGTGCTGAAAAATGGAGAGTGGGGCACCATTTGTGATGATCGCTGGAACCTGCTGGCTGCCACCGTGGTGTGTCGAGAGCTCGGCTTTGGAACCGCCAAGGAAGCACTGTCTGGAGGTCAACTGGGTCAAG gaatGGGCCCGGTCCACATGAACGAGGTACAGTGCACTGGTTTTGAGAAATCTGTCACTGAATGTGTCTTTAACATGGAAAAAGACATGGAGGGATGCAGCCATGAGGAGGATGCTGGAGTCCGCTGCAATGTCCCAGCTATGGGCTTCCAGCAGCGT CTACGTCTGAGTGGGGGCCGTAACCCGTTCGAGGGCCGCGTCGAAGTGCTGATTGAGCGAAATGGCTCTCTGGTATGGGGCACAGTGTGTGGAGATGGCTGGAGCACTATGGAAGCCATGGTAGTGTGCAGGCAACTCGGCCTCGGCTACGCCAGCCACGCCTTCCAG gagacgTGGTACTGGCCCGGGTTGGTGAATGCTGACGGTGTAGTGATGAGCGGTGTGCGCTGTGCCGGTACTGAgatgtctctgtctcactgtctacATCATGGAGAGCACGTGAACTGCCCCAGAGGAGGAGCACGCTATGCTGCCGGAGTTACCTGCGCTGAGA CTGCGCCGGACCTCGTGCTGAACCCTCAGGTGGTGGAGCAGACCACGTACATAGAGGACCGGCCCATGTTCATGCTGCAGTGTGCGTATGAGGAGAACTGCCTGGCCTCCACATCCAGCTTGACTCCGGCCAACTCATACAGACGCCTGCTGCGGTTCTCCTCCCAGATCCACAACAACGGCCAGTCCGACTTCAAACCCAAAGCCAGCAGAGAAACATGGGTCTGGCATGACTGTCACAG acattaccacagcATGGAGGTCTTCACTTATTATGATCTGCTCAGCTTAAACGGCTCCAAAGTTGCAGAGGGACACAAAGCCAGCTTCTGTCTTGAAGACTCGGAGTGTGATGAAG GCATTGAAAAGAAATACGAATGTGCCAACTTTGGTGAGCAGGGCATAACGGTGGGCTGCTGGGACACCTACAGACATGATATCGACTGCCAGTGGGTGGACATCACTGACGTCAAGCCTGGGGATTACATGTTCCAG ATCGTCATTAACCCCAACTACGAGGTGGCCGAGTCTGATTACACCAACAACATTGTAAAATGCAGGACTCGTTATGACGGCCACCGCATATGGATGTACAACTGTCATATAG gTGGATCAGTGAGTGGTGAAACAGAGGAGCTGTTTCCTGGCCTTTTGAACAACCAGGTGACCCACAGGTAA